The following nucleotide sequence is from Siniperca chuatsi isolate FFG_IHB_CAS linkage group LG2, ASM2008510v1, whole genome shotgun sequence.
ATAGCTGCTGCGGGGCCTAATGGTAGTTTTTTAGTCAGCACTACACAGTacctaagagtctacagccaggctagtgctctgtgaggctggacTTAGGCACACtgggtgctttgagctaaatgctaacatgctcacatcctgatgtttagcaggtataatgtttaccatgttcaccatcttagtttagtgaggctgatgggaaggcCATTAGTTtgaggtatttggtcaaaaaccaaagtgttgcacaaattaaaattttgacctgatgatgatgctagaggaaaagttaagggatcaccaaagtcagtaggatacatcctctgggaaccatgaatgtctgtacaaaatgttgtgccgATCCATCGAGTAGATGTTGAGATTTTGCAAGTGAAAACTTTGCCCTGCTGgtagcgctagaggaaaagtcgaGGGATTATCAACGCTGTTAGGATTCATCCCCTGGGGACCATGAAAGTCTGTACAAAAATATCATGGCAATACATCtagtagttgagatatttcagtctggactaaagtggtgaAACAACTGATCGACAGACTGCCATCTCTAGAACCACACCACTAGCATGGCAAAAAAATCCTTTAATATTTGAGAAGTATGTGTTATGTAATAGGGACTTTATAGCAACTGCATCATACATaatgttacactgtaaaatccCTATAAAGATTTATGGTGTGTCTGGTACTCCATGTAGAGTTTCCACATGAAAGCATTTCATAGtgttcattttgttcatttctacAATGTGGTCTCACTACAATATAAGGTTACTACAGGGACTTGTAGTTCTGCGGTGATGTTTGTCCTCACACTTATTAGAGGATTTCAGTAAGTCTCTCTCAGAAGAGAGCCATGAGAGCCTGAGGTGAGAAAAGCGTCCGAGGCGTCAGTACTTCTATTTGCAGTCTGACAGGCTCTTGAGGCTGATGTACAGGGAGCTGACCATGGTGGCCTCCTCCTGAATGGACTCCTTCACATCGGGCTGACCCACACACATCAGGGCCACCAGTCTCTTGGGCATCTTCCCACTGAACAGCAGGTAGATACAGGGGTTCGCACAGCTGTTCAGACTGGCCAGCAGCATCAAGATGGTGAAGGTTGCAGctgagaaaataagaaaaatattcaACTGTGCCTTTAATTCCTATATTTTGATCTGTTTTAATAGATTAGGAGCAATTTCTAGTTATGGACATATTCTAATTTTGGATAGTCATCGATTAAACTCAGTTTATCCTGATTTTCATTTCTAGCAGTAACCTTTCTAGGGCTGACTTAATGTATTGTACAACTTGTATCAAAGTTAGTGCGTTTAAATGGAGATGACACCCTTGCctgtatgttatttttattaaataaatatgtattgtGAAAACTGCAGGGTCAGAATACATTTCGGTCTTGCTCTCAGAAGGTGAAGAGAAAATCTGCCATGCTGTAAATTACCAaggatatttattttattccaagtctcacattgttttttttttattgtcagtttGCCTCATGATGATGGAGTTTATAGCCAATCGTTCTTCTAATTTAAACACATCACAGCTGAGAATGTACAGTAATTACAATCagatttgattttttattttatttatttatttatttttttttaatatgttttaagaTCCCAAACCCTGTTATCTTACTGTGAGTGGGCGCCTCGACGTCCCAGACAGACCAGAGCTGGACGGTGAAGAAAGGCGTCCAGCAGATAATGTAGACGAGCACGATGACCACGGTCATCTTCACCGTCTTCACCCTCGCCTTGGACACCCCTGCCACGCTGCTGGCCCTGGAGGACAGCGGCTTACTGACCGCCTCTCCGACGTGCTGCGTCTTCATGTGAAAGTTAATGTGCACGGTGCGGCAGATGCGCACCTGGCACACGATCACCGTGAGTATGGGCAGGACAAATATCACTAGAGTCGTCCAGGTCACGTAGGCTCTCGGTCCCCACGGCTTGATGAACTGCGCCCAGCAGTCGTGCACACCGGGAGCGACCTCGACCCGAGAGAAGATAAAGATCTGAGGGAGGCTGCCGATGAGAGCGACGCACCAGGCAGCGCACACCGGACCGTTCCAGCGCGCCCTGCGCCTCTGGAACGTCACCATGGGGTTGCAGATGGCTTGATATCGATCTATCGTCATGACCACTATCATATAAGAGGAGGCAAACATCCCGACCACCTGCAGGTACTTCACTACGCGACACAATACATCTGGACCGACGAATCTGTCAGTGATGTCCCACATGAGTTGAGGACACACTTGGAAGAATGTGACCACCAGATCGGCGACGCACAGGTGGAAAACGAAGACGCGCATCCTAGAGAGCTGCTTCCTCCGCTTCCACAGC
It contains:
- the avpr2b.1 gene encoding vasopressin V2 receptor, coding for MAWFSVNLSNITLEGELSGDELRDERLAQVEIALLSIIFCAAGILNFGLLLVLWKRRKQLSRMRVFVFHLCVADLVVTFFQVCPQLMWDITDRFVGPDVLCRVVKYLQVVGMFASSYMIVVMTIDRYQAICNPMVTFQRRRARWNGPVCAAWCVALIGSLPQIFIFSRVEVAPGVHDCWAQFIKPWGPRAYVTWTTLVIFVLPILTVIVCQVRICRTVHINFHMKTQHVGEAVSKPLSSRASSVAGVSKARVKTVKMTVVIVLVYIICWTPFFTVQLWSVWDVEAPTHTATFTILMLLASLNSCANPCIYLLFSGKMPKRLVALMCVGQPDVKESIQEEATMVSSLYISLKSLSDCK